A portion of the Pseudomonas sp. PSE14 genome contains these proteins:
- a CDS encoding ABC transporter permease gives MLSPYMSPVERLWFYTLRILCGLVLLFLVLPVLVIVPLSFNSGTFLVYPLQGFSLRWYADFFNSAEWMRSLTNSMIVAPAATVLAMVFGTLASIGLTRGEFRGKALVMSLVISPMVVPVVIIGVASYLFFAPLGLGNSYISLIIVHAVLGVPFVIITVSATLQGFNYNLVRAAASLGAPPVLTFFKVTLPLIAPGVISGALFAFATSFDEVVVTLFLAGPEQATLPRQMFSGIRENLSPTIAAAATLLIGFSVLLLLTLEWLRGRSEKMRTAPTA, from the coding sequence ATGCTGAGTCCCTACATGTCCCCGGTCGAGCGCCTGTGGTTCTACACCCTGCGCATCCTCTGCGGCCTGGTGCTGCTGTTCCTGGTGCTGCCGGTGCTGGTGATCGTGCCGCTGTCGTTCAACTCCGGCACCTTCCTGGTCTACCCGCTGCAGGGCTTCTCCCTGCGCTGGTACGCCGACTTCTTCAACTCCGCCGAGTGGATGCGTTCGCTGACCAACAGCATGATCGTCGCCCCGGCGGCCACCGTGCTGGCCATGGTCTTTGGCACCCTGGCCTCCATCGGCCTGACCCGCGGCGAGTTCCGCGGCAAGGCGCTGGTCATGAGCCTGGTGATCTCGCCGATGGTCGTGCCGGTGGTGATCATCGGTGTGGCCAGCTACCTGTTCTTCGCGCCGCTGGGGCTGGGCAACAGCTACATCTCGCTGATCATCGTCCACGCGGTGCTGGGCGTGCCGTTCGTGATCATCACCGTGTCGGCGACCCTGCAGGGCTTCAACTACAACCTGGTGCGCGCCGCCGCCAGCCTGGGCGCGCCGCCGGTGCTGACCTTCTTCAAGGTCACCCTGCCGTTGATCGCCCCCGGGGTGATTTCCGGTGCGCTGTTCGCCTTCGCCACTTCCTTCGATGAAGTGGTGGTGACCCTGTTCCTCGCCGGCCCCGAGCAGGCCACCCTGCCGCGCCAGATGTTCAGCGGCATCCGCGAGAACCTCAGCCCGACCATCGCCGCCGCGGCGACCCTGCTGATCGGTTTCTCCGTCCTGCTCCTGCTCACCCTCGAGTGGCTGCGCGGCCGCAGCGAGAAGATGCGGACCGCACCGACTGCCTGA
- the rpe gene encoding ribulose-phosphate 3-epimerase, producing MQPYAIAPSILSADFARLGEDVDKVLAAGADIVHFDVMDNHYVPNLTIGPMVCSALRKYGVTAPIDVHLMVSPVDRIIGDFIEAGATYITFHPEASQHIDRSLQLIKDGGCKAGLVFNPATSLDALKYVMDKIDMVLLMSVNPGFGGQKFIPGTLDKLREARALIDASGRDIRLEIDGGVNVKNIREIAEAGADTFVAGSAIFNAPDYAEVIRAMHAELAQARK from the coding sequence ATGCAACCCTACGCCATCGCTCCGTCGATCCTTTCCGCCGACTTCGCCCGCCTGGGCGAGGATGTGGACAAGGTGCTCGCTGCCGGCGCCGACATCGTCCACTTCGATGTGATGGACAACCACTACGTGCCGAACCTCACCATCGGCCCGATGGTCTGCTCGGCCCTGCGCAAGTACGGCGTCACCGCGCCCATCGACGTGCACCTGATGGTTTCCCCGGTGGACCGCATCATCGGCGACTTCATCGAAGCCGGCGCCACCTACATCACCTTCCACCCGGAAGCCTCGCAGCACATCGACCGCTCCCTGCAACTGATCAAGGATGGCGGCTGCAAGGCCGGCCTGGTGTTCAACCCGGCCACCTCGCTGGACGCGCTCAAGTACGTGATGGACAAGATCGACATGGTCCTGCTGATGAGCGTGAACCCCGGCTTCGGCGGGCAGAAGTTCATCCCCGGCACCCTCGACAAGCTGCGCGAAGCCCGCGCGCTGATCGACGCCTCCGGCCGCGACATCCGCCTGGAGATCGACGGCGGCGTGAACGTGAAGAACATCCGCGAAATCGCCGAAGCGGGCGCCGACACCTTCGTCGCCGGCTCCGCCATCTTCAACGCACCGGACTACGCCGAGGTCATCCGCGCCATGCATGCCGAGCTGGCGCAGGCGCGCAAGTGA
- a CDS encoding phosphoglycolate phosphatase, whose translation MSAAQPLFAGHLPRLVMFDLDGTLVDSVPDLAAAVDKMLLALGRQPAGLDAVRHWVGNGARVLVRRALANDIEHEGVSEEDTERALELFMDAYADSHALTVVYPGVVDTLKWLKKQDVELALITNKPERFVGPLLDEMKLGKFFRWIIGGDTLPQQKPDPAALLFVMKMAGVSEDEALFVGDSRNDILAAKAAGVRSVGLSYGYNHGRPITEEAPTVVVDDLRQLLPCFDKGNAIVLPDHSSNPAKRDRTVDTAPHTLWMKVIKALARWRWRA comes from the coding sequence ATGAGCGCCGCGCAGCCGTTGTTCGCCGGGCACCTGCCGCGTCTGGTGATGTTCGACCTGGACGGCACCCTGGTGGACTCGGTCCCGGACCTGGCCGCCGCGGTGGACAAGATGCTGCTGGCGCTCGGTCGCCAGCCCGCCGGCCTGGACGCCGTGCGTCACTGGGTTGGTAACGGCGCGCGCGTACTGGTGCGCCGCGCCCTGGCCAACGACATCGAGCACGAGGGGGTTAGCGAAGAGGACACCGAGCGCGCCCTCGAACTCTTCATGGACGCCTACGCCGACAGCCACGCGCTCACCGTGGTCTACCCCGGCGTGGTGGACACCCTGAAGTGGCTGAAGAAGCAGGATGTCGAACTGGCGCTGATCACCAACAAGCCCGAGCGCTTCGTCGGTCCGCTGCTGGACGAGATGAAGCTGGGCAAGTTCTTCCGCTGGATCATCGGCGGCGACACCCTGCCGCAGCAGAAACCCGACCCGGCCGCGCTGCTGTTCGTGATGAAGATGGCCGGCGTGTCGGAGGATGAAGCCCTGTTCGTCGGCGACTCGCGCAACGACATCCTCGCCGCCAAGGCCGCCGGCGTGCGCAGCGTGGGTCTGAGCTACGGCTACAACCACGGCCGCCCGATCACCGAGGAAGCACCGACCGTGGTGGTGGACGATCTGCGCCAATTGCTGCCTTGCTTCGATAAAGGCAACGCGATAGTGTTGCCCGACCACAGCTCCAACCCCGCCAAGCGAGATCGCACCGTGGATACGGCTCCCCACACACTCTGGATGAAAGTCATCAAGGCCCTGGCCCGCTGGCGCTGGCGCGCCTGA
- the trpE gene encoding anthranilate synthase component I — protein MTREEFQRLAAEGYNRIPLTCETLADFDTPLSIYLKLADGPNTYLLESVQGGEKWGRYSIIGLPSRTVLRVYGHQASIKVDGVETESFECADPLAFVEAFKDRYRVPTIAGLPRFNGGLVGYFGYDCVRYVEQRLAQCPNPDPLNNPDILLMVSDAVVVFDNLAGKMHAIVLADPAQADAYDKGLAQLEELLERLRQPITPRRGLDFSAVNAPEPQFRASFTREDYERAVGTIKEYILAGDCMQVVPSQRMSIDFAAAPIDLYRALRCFNPTPYMYFFNFGDFHVVGSSPEVLVRVEDGEVTVRPIAGTRPRGATEEADRALEEDLLSDAKEIAEHLMLIDLGRNDVGRVSDTGTVKVTEQMVIERYSNVMHIVSNVNGQLKPELSAMDALRAILPAGTLSGAPKIRAMEIIDELEPVKRGVYGGAVGYLAWNGNMDTAIAIRTAVIKNGELHVQAGGGIVADSVPAAEWEETINKRRAMFRAVALAEHTAKLHGNG, from the coding sequence ATGACCCGCGAAGAATTCCAGCGCCTGGCCGCCGAAGGCTACAACCGCATTCCGCTGACCTGCGAAACCCTCGCCGACTTCGACACCCCGCTGTCGATCTACCTGAAGCTTGCCGATGGCCCCAACACCTACCTGCTCGAATCCGTGCAGGGCGGCGAGAAGTGGGGGCGCTACTCCATCATCGGTTTGCCCAGCCGCACCGTGCTGCGCGTGTACGGCCACCAGGCGAGCATCAAGGTCGACGGCGTCGAGACCGAGAGCTTCGAATGTGCCGATCCGCTGGCCTTCGTCGAAGCGTTCAAGGACCGCTACCGTGTACCGACCATCGCCGGTCTGCCGCGCTTCAACGGCGGCCTGGTCGGCTACTTCGGCTATGACTGCGTGCGCTACGTCGAGCAACGCCTGGCGCAGTGCCCGAACCCCGATCCGCTGAACAACCCCGACATCCTGCTGATGGTCTCCGACGCGGTGGTGGTCTTCGACAACCTCGCCGGCAAGATGCACGCGATCGTTCTCGCCGACCCGGCCCAGGCCGACGCCTACGACAAGGGCCTGGCGCAGCTGGAAGAACTGCTGGAGCGCCTGCGCCAGCCGATCACCCCGCGCCGTGGCCTGGACTTCAGTGCGGTCAACGCCCCGGAACCGCAGTTCCGCGCCAGCTTCACCCGCGAGGACTACGAGCGCGCCGTCGGTACCATCAAGGAATACATCCTGGCTGGCGACTGCATGCAGGTGGTGCCGTCGCAGCGCATGTCCATCGACTTCGCGGCTGCACCCATCGATCTGTACCGCGCGCTGCGCTGCTTCAACCCGACGCCGTACATGTACTTCTTCAACTTTGGCGACTTCCACGTCGTCGGCAGCTCGCCGGAAGTGCTGGTGCGGGTCGAGGACGGCGAAGTCACCGTGCGCCCCATCGCCGGCACCCGCCCCCGTGGCGCGACCGAGGAGGCCGACCGCGCGCTGGAAGAGGACCTGCTCTCCGACGCCAAGGAAATCGCCGAGCACCTGATGCTCATCGACCTGGGCCGCAACGACGTCGGCCGCGTGTCCGACACCGGCACGGTGAAGGTCACCGAGCAGATGGTGATCGAGCGCTACTCCAACGTCATGCACATCGTCTCCAACGTGAACGGCCAGCTGAAGCCCGAGCTTTCCGCGATGGACGCCCTGCGCGCCATCCTGCCGGCCGGCACCCTGTCCGGCGCGCCGAAGATTCGCGCGATGGAAATCATCGACGAGCTGGAGCCGGTCAAGCGCGGCGTCTACGGCGGTGCAGTCGGCTACCTTGCGTGGAACGGCAACATGGACACTGCCATTGCGATCCGCACCGCGGTGATCAAGAACGGCGAACTGCATGTCCAGGCGGGTGGTGGCATCGTTGCTGACTCGGTGCCGGCGGCGGAGTGGGAAGAAACCATCAACAAGCGCCGCGCCATGTTCCGCGCCGTGGCGCTGGCTGAACACACCGCCAAGTTGCACGGCAACGGTTGA
- a CDS encoding pyocin activator PrtN family protein: MQSTADIRPAPRPETVSLVYQIFGDVLVPLEQVRERWFRNLNRENFSKALSCGRIALPVTTLDDSHKAMQYVAVDHLAAYVEERSQQADAALARRKANLQVMEARQAG; the protein is encoded by the coding sequence ATGCAGTCGACCGCCGATATTCGCCCCGCCCCGCGCCCGGAGACGGTGAGCCTGGTCTATCAGATTTTCGGGGACGTCCTGGTGCCGCTGGAGCAGGTACGCGAGCGCTGGTTCCGCAACCTGAACCGGGAGAACTTCAGCAAGGCCCTGTCCTGCGGGCGCATCGCCCTGCCGGTGACCACGCTGGACGACAGCCACAAGGCGATGCAGTACGTGGCGGTGGATCATCTGGCGGCTTATGTGGAAGAGCGTTCCCAGCAGGCTGACGCCGCCCTCGCCCGGCGCAAGGCGAACCTGCAGGTGATGGAAGCACGGCAGGCGGGGTGA
- a CDS encoding helix-turn-helix transcriptional regulator, which yields MDKTPSSTLADRLKQAMASRNLKQETLAEAAGVSQNTIHKLTSGKAQSTRKLIEIASALGVSPTWLATGEGMPTQAAGVPATLPADGSPLRLEPLHPWDSDTPLDEDEVELRLYKEVELAAGAGRTAVREIEGRKLRFSYATLRAAGVDPAAAICAQLTGNSMEPLIMDGSTIGIDTATTHITDGEIYALEHEGMLRVKFVYRLPGGGIRLRSFNREEYPDEEYPPEQFDSGQIRMIGWVFWWSTVRHRRAPTLVR from the coding sequence ATGGACAAGACACCCTCATCGACGCTGGCCGACCGCCTGAAGCAGGCGATGGCCTCGCGCAACCTCAAGCAGGAAACCCTGGCCGAAGCCGCCGGGGTTTCGCAGAACACCATCCACAAGCTGACCTCGGGCAAGGCGCAGAGCACGCGCAAGCTGATCGAGATCGCCAGCGCGCTGGGCGTCTCGCCGACCTGGCTGGCGACCGGCGAAGGCATGCCTACGCAAGCCGCCGGCGTGCCAGCCACGCTCCCCGCCGATGGCAGCCCGCTGCGACTGGAACCGCTGCACCCGTGGGATAGCGATACGCCGCTGGACGAGGACGAAGTGGAACTACGCCTGTACAAGGAAGTGGAACTGGCGGCCGGCGCCGGCCGCACCGCAGTGCGCGAGATAGAGGGGCGCAAGCTGCGTTTCTCCTACGCCACGCTGCGCGCGGCGGGGGTCGATCCGGCGGCGGCGATCTGCGCCCAGCTCACCGGCAACAGCATGGAGCCGCTGATCATGGATGGCTCCACCATCGGCATCGACACTGCGACCACGCACATCACCGACGGCGAGATCTATGCCCTGGAACACGAGGGCATGTTGCGGGTGAAGTTCGTCTATCGACTGCCCGGCGGAGGTATCCGCCTGCGCAGCTTCAACCGCGAGGAATACCCCGACGAGGAGTACCCGCCGGAGCAGTTCGACAGCGGGCAGATCCGCATGATCGGCTGGGTGTTCTGGTGGTCCACCGTGCGCCATCGCCGCGCGCCGACCCTGGTGCGCTGA
- a CDS encoding TraR/DksA C4-type zinc finger protein, whose product MADIADYANDLVLDRIEDLLLSRRPAVAVSSAESCEDCGDDIPPARRLAAPGCTRCIDCQALDELERRH is encoded by the coding sequence GTGGCTGATATCGCCGACTACGCCAACGACCTGGTGCTCGACCGCATCGAGGACCTGCTGCTCAGCCGCCGGCCGGCGGTGGCCGTCAGCTCCGCCGAGTCCTGCGAGGACTGCGGCGACGACATCCCGCCGGCGCGACGCCTGGCCGCGCCCGGCTGCACCCGCTGCATCGACTGCCAGGCACTGGATGAACTGGAGCGGCGGCACTGA
- a CDS encoding GNAT family N-acetyltransferase, which produces MKTPILIRRAEPVDADAILRILGETYEATWKPALTAEAIERFESSAHTAAYVRERLPLFHVACIDDEVVGLLDWRDDFIDALHVSVQRQRLGIGAALLSHAEAEIARAGYLQVRLETDTFNNQARAFYGKHGYAEVDFYPDEEWHSGFTTVLMIKAL; this is translated from the coding sequence ATGAAAACGCCTATCCTCATTCGCCGCGCCGAACCCGTCGATGCCGATGCCATCCTGCGCATCCTTGGCGAAACCTACGAAGCCACCTGGAAGCCCGCGTTGACTGCCGAAGCCATCGAGCGCTTCGAGTCTTCCGCGCACACCGCCGCCTATGTGCGCGAGCGCCTACCGTTATTCCATGTCGCCTGTATCGATGACGAGGTCGTCGGCCTGCTCGACTGGCGCGACGACTTCATCGATGCGTTGCATGTCTCTGTGCAGCGGCAGCGCCTGGGGATCGGCGCGGCACTGCTGAGTCATGCCGAAGCTGAGATCGCCAGGGCGGGGTATCTCCAGGTTCGACTGGAAACGGACACCTTCAACAACCAGGCGCGCGCCTTCTATGGCAAGCACGGCTACGCGGAAGTCGATTTCTACCCCGACGAGGAGTGGCACAGCGGCTTCACGACGGTGCTGATGATCAAGGCACTCTGA
- a CDS encoding phage holin family protein, whose protein sequence is MGNEPQTLADVPLWGLILLAVAGGISGEMWRADKAGLGGWRLLRRLALRSGASIVCGMAVMFLAMACGASLTLAAAIGSLTAAAGAEIAVGLYERWAAKRLGVCELPPSERGQE, encoded by the coding sequence ATGGGCAACGAACCTCAGACCCTGGCCGACGTGCCTTTGTGGGGGCTGATCTTGCTCGCTGTCGCGGGCGGCATCAGCGGTGAAATGTGGCGCGCCGACAAGGCGGGCCTGGGCGGCTGGCGATTGCTGCGGCGACTGGCGCTACGCTCCGGCGCCTCCATCGTCTGCGGCATGGCCGTGATGTTCCTGGCCATGGCCTGCGGCGCCTCGCTGACGCTGGCCGCCGCCATCGGCAGCTTGACTGCGGCGGCCGGCGCGGAGATCGCCGTCGGCCTCTACGAACGCTGGGCGGCGAAGCGCCTGGGCGTGTGCGAACTACCGCCGAGCGAGCGCGGGCAAGAGTGA
- a CDS encoding phage baseplate assembly protein V — MNQDYVSAEHDRMLAALVMPCEVVAVDLAAARVRVRSGEWTSAWVRWHAQAAGAARHWRAPSLGEQGVLLSPSGMAAMGTFVPGLFGAAAAAPSNRGEVESWHFPDGAVLSYDWQAHRYDLQLPAGSATVKVGGTQVVIDPGAVSVTAASIQLSGPVSIKGALTVNGNISSTGSIMDTAGNSNHHTH; from the coding sequence ATGAACCAGGACTACGTGAGCGCCGAGCACGACCGCATGCTGGCCGCGCTGGTCATGCCCTGCGAAGTGGTGGCGGTGGACCTGGCGGCGGCGCGGGTGCGCGTGCGCTCCGGCGAATGGACCAGCGCCTGGGTGCGCTGGCACGCCCAGGCGGCGGGTGCCGCGCGCCACTGGCGAGCGCCGAGCCTGGGCGAGCAGGGCGTGCTGCTCAGCCCGTCCGGCATGGCAGCCATGGGCACCTTCGTGCCCGGTCTGTTCGGTGCGGCAGCGGCGGCACCGAGCAATCGTGGCGAAGTGGAGAGCTGGCATTTCCCCGACGGCGCGGTGCTGAGCTACGACTGGCAGGCGCACCGCTACGACCTGCAACTGCCGGCCGGCAGCGCCACGGTGAAGGTCGGCGGCACCCAGGTGGTGATCGACCCCGGTGCCGTGAGCGTCACCGCCGCGAGCATCCAGCTGAGCGGGCCGGTGAGCATCAAGGGCGCGCTGACAGTGAACGGCAACATCAGCAGCACCGGCTCGATCATGGACACCGCCGGCAACAGCAACCACCACACCCACTGA
- a CDS encoding GPW/gp25 family protein — MIGMDRRNGQPLSGLAHLKQSIEDILGTPLGSRRMRPEYGSRLRRMVDLPVTEGWKGAVQAEVARAIGRWEPRLRLSSVQVTAVMGGSVSLRLRGIYLGDEVGLEVAA, encoded by the coding sequence ATGATCGGCATGGATCGACGCAACGGCCAGCCGCTCAGCGGCCTGGCGCACCTCAAGCAATCCATCGAGGACATCCTTGGCACACCGCTGGGCAGCCGGCGCATGCGTCCCGAGTACGGCAGCCGCCTGCGGCGCATGGTCGACTTGCCGGTGACCGAAGGCTGGAAGGGCGCCGTGCAGGCTGAAGTTGCCCGCGCCATCGGCCGCTGGGAACCGCGCCTGCGCCTGAGTTCGGTGCAGGTGACGGCGGTGATGGGCGGCAGCGTTTCGCTGCGCTTGCGCGGCATCTACCTGGGCGACGAAGTCGGCCTGGAGGTGGCGGCATGA
- a CDS encoding baseplate J/gp47 family protein translates to MSLIDLSQLPAPEVVEDLNYESLYEELLADFRRAMGEGWNAALESDPVVKLLELAAYRELLLRARINDAARAVMLGYATQGDLDQLAAGYNVKRLVIQEADATTSPPTPAVLEGDDSLRNRTQLAFDQLSVAGPRNAYVAFALGADGRIADVSAISPQPCEALVSVLSSEGNGAASEELLQAVRSALNDEDVRPVGDRLTVQSAAIVPYQVDAVLYIYPGPEAELIQQAAEASLQTYIATQRRIGRDIRRSALFAALHVEGVQRVELAKPAADVVLDATQAAYCSGYQIRVGGSDE, encoded by the coding sequence ATGAGCCTCATCGACCTGTCTCAACTGCCCGCCCCGGAAGTGGTGGAGGACCTCAACTACGAGAGTCTCTACGAGGAGCTGCTGGCGGACTTTCGCCGTGCCATGGGCGAGGGCTGGAACGCCGCGCTGGAGTCCGATCCGGTGGTCAAGCTGCTGGAACTGGCGGCCTATCGGGAGCTGCTGCTGCGCGCCCGGATCAACGACGCCGCCCGTGCGGTGATGCTGGGTTATGCGACCCAGGGTGACCTTGACCAACTGGCCGCTGGCTACAACGTGAAACGCCTGGTGATCCAGGAGGCGGATGCCACGACCTCGCCACCGACTCCGGCCGTGCTGGAAGGCGACGATTCGCTGCGCAACCGCACCCAACTGGCTTTCGACCAGCTTTCCGTCGCCGGCCCGCGCAATGCCTATGTTGCCTTCGCGCTCGGCGCCGACGGGCGCATCGCCGATGTCTCGGCGATCAGCCCGCAGCCGTGCGAGGCGCTGGTCAGCGTGCTGTCCTCCGAGGGCAATGGCGCCGCCTCGGAAGAGTTGCTTCAGGCGGTGCGCAGTGCGCTGAACGATGAAGATGTGCGCCCGGTGGGCGACCGTCTCACGGTGCAGTCCGCCGCTATCGTGCCGTACCAGGTCGACGCGGTGCTCTACATCTACCCGGGCCCGGAAGCCGAGTTGATCCAGCAGGCCGCCGAGGCCTCGTTGCAGACCTACATCGCCACCCAGCGCCGCATCGGCCGCGACATCCGCCGCAGCGCGCTGTTCGCCGCCCTGCATGTGGAAGGCGTGCAGCGTGTCGAACTGGCCAAGCCGGCGGCCGACGTGGTGCTCGACGCCACCCAGGCGGCGTACTGCAGCGGCTACCAGATCCGTGTGGGAGGTTCGGATGAGTAG
- a CDS encoding phage tail protein I → MSSRLLPINSTPLERALADVQVGDLPVPLRELMDPQRCPVVLLPYLAWAWSVDRWDPAWSETVKRKAVAAAFRIHQHKGTIAALRRVIEPLGYLIEIIEWWQGTPMGEPGTFRLRIGVLDSGISEEMYQEVERLIEDAKPLTRHLIGLDISLESQGRINVGSGQYDGDIVTVYPYLPDVIETLGSYGLPGREHTIDSLSVYPWP, encoded by the coding sequence ATGAGTAGCCGCCTGCTGCCGATCAACTCGACGCCGCTGGAGCGCGCGCTGGCTGACGTGCAGGTCGGCGATCTGCCTGTGCCGCTGCGCGAGCTCATGGACCCGCAGCGCTGCCCGGTGGTGTTGTTGCCGTACCTCGCCTGGGCCTGGTCGGTGGACCGCTGGGACCCGGCCTGGAGCGAGACGGTGAAGCGCAAGGCGGTGGCCGCGGCGTTCCGCATCCACCAGCACAAGGGAACCATCGCCGCACTGCGGCGGGTGATCGAGCCGCTGGGCTACCTGATCGAGATCATCGAGTGGTGGCAGGGCACGCCCATGGGCGAACCGGGAACCTTCCGCCTGCGCATCGGCGTGCTCGACAGCGGCATCAGCGAGGAAATGTACCAGGAGGTGGAGCGCCTCATCGAAGACGCCAAACCGCTCACGCGGCACCTCATCGGGCTGGATATCAGCCTGGAATCCCAGGGGCGGATCAACGTCGGCTCCGGGCAATACGACGGCGACATCGTCACCGTCTATCCCTACCTCCCGGATGTGATCGAAACACTCGGCAGCTACGGCTTGCCGGGACGGGAGCACACCATCGATAGCTTGAGCGTCTACCCATGGCCGTAA
- a CDS encoding phage tail protein — translation MAVTYYALLTTIGAGKLANATALGTTLKITQLAVGDGGGNVPTPDASRTALVNEVRRAPLNQLSIDPANSAQIIAEQVIPEEVGGWWIREMGLYDEAGALIAYANCAPSYKPQLAEGSGRTQTVRIVLIVSNAASVELKIDPSVVLATREYVDNSIVTALNRLDYKQSVRAATTASITLSGLQTLDGVALAAGDRVLVKNQSNAVDNGLYVVAANAWKRATDADESSEVTPGLTVTVESGTAQADSVWQLVTDGAVVLGTTALLFQNITNGLARLVSPAFTGDPKAPTPVQFDNDTSLATTEFVQRALGSFAGYGVIVASRTMTAADVGKALYVGVNNLTFTMPTPNSLGLPLGASVTIFTTGESLSIVPGAGATINHISMGGTALIRVAFGQSITLVAVTSTTWQSLQSTCGLGSNADFVSNQQSNGYQKLPGGLIIQWGMANVAANNVPTDQTLPIAWPNGMLQATASWVATSPPNGSIGTAAPDKTKISLFNSYSSAALNVRWIAIGY, via the coding sequence ATGGCCGTAACCTACTACGCACTCCTCACCACGATCGGTGCCGGCAAGCTGGCGAATGCCACCGCGCTGGGCACCACCCTGAAAATCACCCAGCTCGCCGTGGGCGACGGCGGCGGCAACGTGCCGACCCCCGACGCCAGCCGTACGGCACTGGTCAACGAAGTGCGCCGGGCGCCGCTGAACCAGCTCAGCATCGACCCGGCCAACAGCGCGCAGATCATCGCCGAGCAGGTCATCCCCGAAGAAGTCGGCGGCTGGTGGATCCGCGAGATGGGCCTGTACGACGAGGCCGGCGCGCTGATCGCCTACGCCAACTGCGCGCCCTCCTATAAACCGCAACTGGCCGAAGGCAGCGGCCGCACCCAGACCGTGCGCATCGTGCTGATCGTCAGCAATGCGGCATCGGTGGAATTGAAGATCGATCCGAGTGTGGTGCTGGCGACTCGGGAGTACGTGGACAACTCCATCGTCACCGCGCTGAATCGCCTGGACTACAAGCAGTCGGTGCGTGCGGCGACTACCGCCAGCATCACCCTGAGCGGATTGCAGACGCTGGATGGTGTTGCATTGGCGGCGGGTGACCGCGTTCTGGTGAAGAACCAGAGCAATGCAGTGGACAACGGCTTGTATGTCGTCGCCGCCAATGCCTGGAAGCGCGCTACAGATGCAGATGAGAGCAGTGAGGTGACGCCAGGGCTGACGGTTACCGTGGAGAGCGGTACTGCACAGGCGGATAGCGTTTGGCAGTTAGTGACCGATGGGGCAGTTGTTCTTGGTACCACGGCGCTGTTGTTCCAGAACATTACCAATGGTTTGGCGAGGCTGGTGTCACCAGCCTTCACTGGAGATCCAAAGGCGCCCACTCCAGTCCAGTTCGACAATGACACTTCGCTTGCAACGACTGAGTTTGTGCAGCGAGCATTGGGCTCGTTCGCCGGTTACGGAGTGATTGTTGCTTCAAGAACTATGACCGCGGCTGATGTCGGCAAGGCATTGTACGTGGGCGTAAATAATCTCACCTTCACGATGCCGACGCCCAATAGCCTCGGGCTACCTCTTGGAGCATCTGTCACGATTTTCACGACAGGGGAGTCGCTGAGCATTGTCCCGGGAGCGGGCGCTACGATAAATCATATCTCCATGGGTGGAACTGCCTTAATCAGGGTCGCGTTTGGGCAGAGTATTACTCTGGTAGCAGTTACTAGCACAACGTGGCAGAGCTTGCAGTCGACTTGTGGGCTAGGGAGCAACGCTGATTTTGTATCGAACCAACAAAGCAACGGTTACCAGAAGTTGCCTGGTGGTTTGATTATTCAGTGGGGCATGGCAAACGTTGCAGCGAATAACGTACCGACAGATCAAACTTTGCCCATTGCATGGCCCAACGGAATGCTGCAGGCGACCGCAAGTTGGGTAGCAACCTCTCCACCGAATGGATCGATTGGCACTGCGGCGCCCGATAAAACGAAGATTTCGCTATTCAACAGTTATTCTTCAGCCGCGCTTAACGTGCGCTGGATAGCGATCGGATATTGA
- a CDS encoding DUF4376 domain-containing protein: MYYSKATGGFYSGDIHGAAIPSDAVEITVEERNALLVGQSSGLRIEADEHGRPTLRSPLVDTSPERYARDIAVRRYQAETAGLKVGGLAISTDRESQGLVTGAAVASMLSPDYVCQWKTEAGFVDLDAKQILSIASAIRAHVQVCFDREAELLAHLENGTFAQTMLNEGWPT; this comes from the coding sequence ATGTATTACTCGAAAGCTACCGGCGGGTTCTATTCTGGCGACATCCACGGCGCGGCCATTCCGTCGGATGCTGTTGAAATTACTGTTGAAGAACGCAATGCGCTCCTGGTCGGTCAGTCGAGCGGATTGCGCATTGAGGCGGATGAGCACGGTCGGCCGACCCTCCGTTCGCCTCTTGTGGACACCAGTCCCGAACGTTATGCCCGCGACATCGCGGTTCGCCGTTACCAGGCAGAAACCGCCGGCCTGAAAGTAGGCGGACTGGCCATTTCTACTGATCGAGAGAGCCAGGGTCTGGTTACCGGCGCTGCTGTGGCCTCAATGCTCTCCCCGGATTATGTGTGTCAGTGGAAGACTGAGGCAGGCTTCGTTGATCTGGATGCAAAGCAAATCCTCAGCATCGCCAGCGCCATACGCGCTCACGTGCAGGTCTGCTTCGATCGCGAGGCCGAACTGCTTGCCCATCTGGAAAACGGGACCTTCGCTCAGACGATGCTCAACGAGGGTTGGCCCACCTGA